In Piliocolobus tephrosceles isolate RC106 chromosome 4, ASM277652v3, whole genome shotgun sequence, the following are encoded in one genomic region:
- the PHYKPL gene encoding 5-phosphohydroxy-L-lysine phospho-lyase isoform X1: MAADQRSKADTLALRQRLISSSCRLFFPEDPVKIVRAQGQYMYDEQGAEYIDCINNVAHVGHCHPLVVRAAHEQNQVLNTNSRYLHDNIVDYAQRLSETLPEPLCVFYFLNSGSEANDLALRLARHYTGHQDVVVLDHAYHGHLSSLIDISPYKFRNLDGQKEWVHVAPLPDTYRGPYREDHPNPAVAYANEVKRVVSSAQEKGRKIAAFFAESLPSVGGQIIPPAGYFSQVAEHIHKAGGVFVADEIQVGFGRVGKHFWAFQLQGKDFVPDIVTMGKSIGNGHPVACVATTQPVARAFEATGVEYFNTFGGSPVSCAVGLAVLNVLEKEQLQAHATSVGSFLMELLRQQKIKHPIVGDVRGVGLFIGVDLIKDEATRTPATEEAAYLVSRLKENYVLLSTDGPGRNILKFKPPMCFSLDNARQVVAKLDAILTDMEEKVQSCETLRLQL; this comes from the exons CTCTTCCTGCAGACTCTTTTTTCCCGAGGATCCTGTTAAGATTGTCCGGGCCCAAGGGCAGTACATGTACGATGAACAGGGGGCAGAATACATCGACTGCATCAACAATGTGGCTCACG TCGGGCACTGCCACCCTCTCGTGGTCCGAGCAGCACATGAACAGAACCAGGTGCTCAACACCAACAGCCGGTACCTGCACGACAACATTGTGGACTATGCGCAGAGGCTGTCGGAGACGCTGCCAGAGCCGCTCTGTGTGTTCTATTTCCTGAATTCCGG GTCAGAAGCCAATGACCTGGCCCTGAGGCTGGCTCGCCACTACACAGGACACCAGGACGTGGTGGTATTAGACCA tGCGTATCACGGCCACCTGAGCTCCCTGATTGACATCAGTCCCTACAAGTTCCGCAACCTGGATGGCCAGAAGGAGTGGGTCCACGTG GCACCTCTCCCAGACACCTACCGGGGCCCCTACCGGGAGGACCACCCCAACCCAGCTGTGGCCTATGCCAACGAGGTGAAACGTGTGGTCAGCAGTGCACAGGAGAAGGGCAGGAAG ATTGCAGCCTTCTTCGCTGAGTCTCTGCCCAGTGTGGGAGGGCAGATCATTCCCCCTGCTGGCTACTTCTCCCAAGTGGCAGA GCACATCCACAAGGCCGGAGGGGTCTTTGTTGCAGATGAGATCCAGGTTGGCTTTGGCCGAGTAGGCAAGCACTTCTGGGCCTTCCAGCTCCAGGGAAAAGACTTTGTCCCTGACATCGTCACCATGGGCAAGTCCATTGGCAATGGCCACCCTGTTGCCTGTGTGGCCACAACCCAGCCTGTGGCGAGGGCATTTGAAGCCACCGGCGTTGAGTACTTCAACACG TTTGGGGGCAGCCCAGTGTCCTGCGCTGTGGGGCTGGCCGTCCTGAATGTCCTGGAGAAGGAGCAGCTCCAGGCTCATGCCACCAGTGTGGGCAGCTTCCTGATGGAGCTCCTCAGGCAGCAAAAAATCAAACATCCCATCGTCGGGGATGTCAG GGGCGTTGGGCTCTTCATTGGTGTGGATCTGATCAAAGATGAGGCCACAAGGACACCAGCAACTGAAGAGGCTGCCTACTTGGTGTCAAG GCTGAAGGAGAACTACGTTTTGCTGAGCACTGATGGCCCTGGGAGGAACATCCTGAAGTTTAAACCCCCAATGTGCTTCAGCCTGGACAATGCACGGCAGGTGGTGGCAAAGCTGgatgccattctgactg ACATGGAAGAGAAGGTGCAAAGTTGCGAGACGCTGAGGCTCCAGCTCTAA
- the PHYKPL gene encoding 5-phosphohydroxy-L-lysine phospho-lyase isoform X3 encodes MAADQRSKADTLALRQRLISSSCRLFFPEDPVKIVRAQGQYMYDEQGAEYIDCINNVAHVGHCHPLVVRAAHEQNQVLNTNSRYLHDNIVDYAQRLSETLPEPLCVFYFLNSGSEANDLALRLARHYTGHQDVVVLDHAYHGHLSSLIDISPYKFRNLDGQKEWVHVAPLPDTYRGPYREDHPNPAVAYANEVKRVVSSAQEKGRKIAAFFAESLPSVGGQIIPPAGYFSQVAEHIHKAGGVFVADEIQVGFGRVGKHFWAFQLQGKDFVPDIVTMGKSIGNGHPVACVATTQPVARAFEATGVEYFNTFGGSPVSCAVGLAVLNVLEKEQLQAHATSVGSFLMELLRQQKIKHPIVGDVRGVGLFIGVDLIKDEATRTPATEEAAYLVSSTLGVLFQFSEEMG; translated from the exons CTCTTCCTGCAGACTCTTTTTTCCCGAGGATCCTGTTAAGATTGTCCGGGCCCAAGGGCAGTACATGTACGATGAACAGGGGGCAGAATACATCGACTGCATCAACAATGTGGCTCACG TCGGGCACTGCCACCCTCTCGTGGTCCGAGCAGCACATGAACAGAACCAGGTGCTCAACACCAACAGCCGGTACCTGCACGACAACATTGTGGACTATGCGCAGAGGCTGTCGGAGACGCTGCCAGAGCCGCTCTGTGTGTTCTATTTCCTGAATTCCGG GTCAGAAGCCAATGACCTGGCCCTGAGGCTGGCTCGCCACTACACAGGACACCAGGACGTGGTGGTATTAGACCA tGCGTATCACGGCCACCTGAGCTCCCTGATTGACATCAGTCCCTACAAGTTCCGCAACCTGGATGGCCAGAAGGAGTGGGTCCACGTG GCACCTCTCCCAGACACCTACCGGGGCCCCTACCGGGAGGACCACCCCAACCCAGCTGTGGCCTATGCCAACGAGGTGAAACGTGTGGTCAGCAGTGCACAGGAGAAGGGCAGGAAG ATTGCAGCCTTCTTCGCTGAGTCTCTGCCCAGTGTGGGAGGGCAGATCATTCCCCCTGCTGGCTACTTCTCCCAAGTGGCAGA GCACATCCACAAGGCCGGAGGGGTCTTTGTTGCAGATGAGATCCAGGTTGGCTTTGGCCGAGTAGGCAAGCACTTCTGGGCCTTCCAGCTCCAGGGAAAAGACTTTGTCCCTGACATCGTCACCATGGGCAAGTCCATTGGCAATGGCCACCCTGTTGCCTGTGTGGCCACAACCCAGCCTGTGGCGAGGGCATTTGAAGCCACCGGCGTTGAGTACTTCAACACG TTTGGGGGCAGCCCAGTGTCCTGCGCTGTGGGGCTGGCCGTCCTGAATGTCCTGGAGAAGGAGCAGCTCCAGGCTCATGCCACCAGTGTGGGCAGCTTCCTGATGGAGCTCCTCAGGCAGCAAAAAATCAAACATCCCATCGTCGGGGATGTCAG GGGCGTTGGGCTCTTCATTGGTGTGGATCTGATCAAAGATGAGGCCACAAGGACACCAGCAACTGAAGAGGCTGCCTACTTGGTGTCAAG TACCCTGGGGGTGCTTTTCCAGTTCAGTGAGGAAATGG GCTGA
- the PHYKPL gene encoding 5-phosphohydroxy-L-lysine phospho-lyase isoform X2 gives MAADQRSKADTLALRQRLISSSCRLFFPEDPVKIVRAQGQYMYDEQGAEYIDCINNVAHVGHCHPLVVRAAHEQNQVLNTNSRYLHDNIVDYAQRLSETLPEPLCVFYFLNSGSEANDLALRLARHYTGHQDVVVLDHAYHGHLSSLIDISPYKFRNLDGQKEWVHVAPLPDTYRGPYREDHPNPAVAYANEVKRVVSSAQEKGRKIAAFFAESLPSVGGQIIPPAGYFSQVAEHIHKAGGVFVADEIQVGFGRVGKHFWAFQLQGKDFVPDIVTMGKSIGNGHPVACVATTQPVARAFEATGVEYFNTFGGSPVSCAVGLAVLNVLEKEQLQAHATSVGSFLMELLRQQKIKHPIVGDVRGVGLFIGVDLIKDEATRTPATEEAAYLVSSHIPSLPPPRSQESQGFGMVGWHGRKQIPSSAYSFIPQYPGGAFPVQ, from the exons CTCTTCCTGCAGACTCTTTTTTCCCGAGGATCCTGTTAAGATTGTCCGGGCCCAAGGGCAGTACATGTACGATGAACAGGGGGCAGAATACATCGACTGCATCAACAATGTGGCTCACG TCGGGCACTGCCACCCTCTCGTGGTCCGAGCAGCACATGAACAGAACCAGGTGCTCAACACCAACAGCCGGTACCTGCACGACAACATTGTGGACTATGCGCAGAGGCTGTCGGAGACGCTGCCAGAGCCGCTCTGTGTGTTCTATTTCCTGAATTCCGG GTCAGAAGCCAATGACCTGGCCCTGAGGCTGGCTCGCCACTACACAGGACACCAGGACGTGGTGGTATTAGACCA tGCGTATCACGGCCACCTGAGCTCCCTGATTGACATCAGTCCCTACAAGTTCCGCAACCTGGATGGCCAGAAGGAGTGGGTCCACGTG GCACCTCTCCCAGACACCTACCGGGGCCCCTACCGGGAGGACCACCCCAACCCAGCTGTGGCCTATGCCAACGAGGTGAAACGTGTGGTCAGCAGTGCACAGGAGAAGGGCAGGAAG ATTGCAGCCTTCTTCGCTGAGTCTCTGCCCAGTGTGGGAGGGCAGATCATTCCCCCTGCTGGCTACTTCTCCCAAGTGGCAGA GCACATCCACAAGGCCGGAGGGGTCTTTGTTGCAGATGAGATCCAGGTTGGCTTTGGCCGAGTAGGCAAGCACTTCTGGGCCTTCCAGCTCCAGGGAAAAGACTTTGTCCCTGACATCGTCACCATGGGCAAGTCCATTGGCAATGGCCACCCTGTTGCCTGTGTGGCCACAACCCAGCCTGTGGCGAGGGCATTTGAAGCCACCGGCGTTGAGTACTTCAACACG TTTGGGGGCAGCCCAGTGTCCTGCGCTGTGGGGCTGGCCGTCCTGAATGTCCTGGAGAAGGAGCAGCTCCAGGCTCATGCCACCAGTGTGGGCAGCTTCCTGATGGAGCTCCTCAGGCAGCAAAAAATCAAACATCCCATCGTCGGGGATGTCAG GGGCGTTGGGCTCTTCATTGGTGTGGATCTGATCAAAGATGAGGCCACAAGGACACCAGCAACTGAAGAGGCTGCCTACTTGGTGTCAAG TCACATCCCCAGCTTACCCCCACCCCGCTCCCAGGAGTCTCAGGGATTCGGAATGGTCGGGTGGCATGGAAGGAAACAGATCCCAAGTTCAGCCTACTCTTTCATCCCACAGTACCCTGGGGGTGCTTTTCCAGTTCAGTGA
- the HNRNPAB gene encoding heterogeneous nuclear ribonucleoprotein A/B isoform X2 — MSEAGEEQPMETTGATENGHEAAPEGESPAGAGTGATAGTGGATAAPPSGNQNGAEGDQINASKNEEDAGKMFVGGLSWDTSKKDLKDYFTKFGEVVDCTIKMDPNTGRSRGFGFILFKDAASVEKVLDQKEHRLDGRVIDPKKAMAMKKDPVKKIFVGGLNPEATEEKIREYFGEFGEIEAIELPMDPKLNKRRGFVFITFKEEEPVKKVLEKKFHTISGSKCEIKVAQPKEVYQQQQYGSGGRGNRNRGNRGSGGGGGGGGQGSTNYGKSQRRGGHQNNYKPY; from the exons ATGTCGGAAGCGGGCGAGGAGCAGCCCATGGAGACGACGGGCGCCACCGAGAACGGACATGAGGCCGCCCCTGAAGGCGAGTCCCCGGCCGGGGCTGGCACGGGCGCCACGGCGGGGACTGGAGGCGCGACCGCGGCGCCCCCGAGCGGGAATCAGAACGGCGCCGAGGGCGACCAGATCAACGCCAGCAAGAACGAGGAGGACGCGGG aaaaatgttcgTTGGTGGCCTGAGCTGGGATACTagcaaaaaagatttaaaagactATTTTACTAAATTTGGAGAGGTCGTTGACTGTACAATAAAAATGGATCCCAACACTGGACGGTCAAGAGGGTTCGGGTTTATCCTGTTCAAAGATGCAGCCAGTGTGGAGAAG GTCCTAGACCAGAAGGAGCACAGGCTGGATGGCCGTGTCATTGACCCTAAAAAGGCCATGGCTATGAAGAAGGACCCGGTGAAGAAAATCTTCGTTGGGGGTCTGAATCCTGAAGCCACTGAGGAAAAGATCAGGGAGTACTTTGGCGAGTTTGGGGAG ATTGAGGCCATTGAACTTCCAATGGATCCAAAGTTGAACAAAAGACGAGGTTTTGTGTTTATCACCTTTAAAGAAGAAGAACCTGTGAAGAAGGTTCTGGAGAAAAAGTTCCATACCATCAGTGGAAGCAAG TGTGAGATCAAGGTGGCCCAGCCCAAAGAAGTCTATCAGCAGCAGCAGTATGGCTCTGGGGGCCGTGGAAACCGCAACCGAGGGAACCGAGGCAGTGGAGGTGgcggtggaggtggag GTCAGGGTAGTACAAACTACGGCAAGAGCCAGCGACGTGGTGGCCATCAGAATAACTACAAGCCATACTGA
- the HNRNPAB gene encoding heterogeneous nuclear ribonucleoprotein A/B isoform X1 has protein sequence MSEAGEEQPMETTGATENGHEAAPEGESPAGAGTGATAGTGGATAAPPSGNQNGAEGDQINASKNEEDAGKMFVGGLSWDTSKKDLKDYFTKFGEVVDCTIKMDPNTGRSRGFGFILFKDAASVEKVLDQKEHRLDGRVIDPKKAMAMKKDPVKKIFVGGLNPEATEEKIREYFGEFGEIEAIELPMDPKLNKRRGFVFITFKEEEPVKKVLEKKFHTISGSKCEIKVAQPKEVYQQQQYGSGGRGNRNRGNRGSGGGGGGGGQSQSWNQGYGNYWNQGYGYQQGYGPGYGGYDYSPYGYYGYGPGYDYSQGSTNYGKSQRRGGHQNNYKPY, from the exons ATGTCGGAAGCGGGCGAGGAGCAGCCCATGGAGACGACGGGCGCCACCGAGAACGGACATGAGGCCGCCCCTGAAGGCGAGTCCCCGGCCGGGGCTGGCACGGGCGCCACGGCGGGGACTGGAGGCGCGACCGCGGCGCCCCCGAGCGGGAATCAGAACGGCGCCGAGGGCGACCAGATCAACGCCAGCAAGAACGAGGAGGACGCGGG aaaaatgttcgTTGGTGGCCTGAGCTGGGATACTagcaaaaaagatttaaaagactATTTTACTAAATTTGGAGAGGTCGTTGACTGTACAATAAAAATGGATCCCAACACTGGACGGTCAAGAGGGTTCGGGTTTATCCTGTTCAAAGATGCAGCCAGTGTGGAGAAG GTCCTAGACCAGAAGGAGCACAGGCTGGATGGCCGTGTCATTGACCCTAAAAAGGCCATGGCTATGAAGAAGGACCCGGTGAAGAAAATCTTCGTTGGGGGTCTGAATCCTGAAGCCACTGAGGAAAAGATCAGGGAGTACTTTGGCGAGTTTGGGGAG ATTGAGGCCATTGAACTTCCAATGGATCCAAAGTTGAACAAAAGACGAGGTTTTGTGTTTATCACCTTTAAAGAAGAAGAACCTGTGAAGAAGGTTCTGGAGAAAAAGTTCCATACCATCAGTGGAAGCAAG TGTGAGATCAAGGTGGCCCAGCCCAAAGAAGTCTATCAGCAGCAGCAGTATGGCTCTGGGGGCCGTGGAAACCGCAACCGAGGGAACCGAGGCAGTGGAGGTGgcggtggaggtggag GTCAGAGTCAGAGTTGGAATCAGGGCTACGGCAACTACTGGAACCAGGGCTACGGCTACCAGCAGGGCTACGGGCCTGGCTATGGCGGCTACGACTACTCGCCCTATGGCTATTACGGCTACGGCCCCGGCTACGACTACA GTCAGGGTAGTACAAACTACGGCAAGAGCCAGCGACGTGGTGGCCATCAGAATAACTACAAGCCATACTGA